One region of Camelus bactrianus isolate YW-2024 breed Bactrian camel chromosome 22, ASM4877302v1, whole genome shotgun sequence genomic DNA includes:
- the LOC105078385 gene encoding uncharacterized protein LOC105078385 isoform X2, which produces MTATENMFLFHCPRAGGGNPCHAGQHGEAPGSVRGRWGDVGQSLYCGFHGKEQASGEPPSARRALGTSYTWTLTKRRLRVGTRDPRARAPRAPPSRGLPPASRARPGGPGAGAAGAGGRAGRAGAEGARGARAGSERPAGAMEGLRRGLSRWKRYHIKVHLADEALLLPLTVRPRDTLSDLRAQLVGQGVSSWKRTFYYNARRLDDHQTVRDVRLQDGSVLLLVSDPR; this is translated from the exons ATGACTGCCACTGAAAACATGTTTTTGTTTCATTGCCCAAGGGCAGGGGGAGGAAACCCGTGCCATGCGGGGCAACACGGAGAAGCGCCAGGGTCAgtcagagggaggtggggggacgtGGGCCAGAGCCTTTACTGCGGTTTCCACGGGAAGGAACAG GCATCCGGGGAGCCTCCATCCGCCCGGCGCGCCCTAGGCACTTCGTACACCTGGACCTTAACGAAGAGGCGCCTGCGGGTGGGGACCAGGGACCCGCGGgcccgcgccccccgcgccccgcccTCGCGGGGCCTCCCTCCTGCGAGCAGGGCGCGCCCGGGCGGGCCGGGCGCGGGCGCTGCGGGGGCGGGCGGCCGGGCCGGTCGGGCGGGTGCGGAGGGCGCGCGCGGGGCCCGGGCCGGGTCCGAGCGCCCGGCGGGCGCCATGGAGGGGCTGCGGCGGGGCCTGTCGCGCTGGAAGCGCTACCACATCAAGGTGCACCTGGCGGACGAGGCGCTGCTGCTGCCGCTCACCGTGCGGCCGCGGGACACGCTCAGCGACCTGCGCGCCCAGCTCGTGGGCCAGGGCGTGTCCTCCTGGAAGCGCACCTTCTACTACAACGCGCGGCGGCTGGACGACCACCAGACGGTGCGCGACGTGCGCCTGCAGGACGGCTCGGTGCTGCTGCTCGTCAGCGACCCCAG GTGA
- the LOC105078385 gene encoding ubiquitin domain-containing protein TINCR isoform X1, translating into MEGLRRGLSRWKRYHIKVHLADEALLLPLTVRPRDTLSDLRAQLVGQGVSSWKRTFYYNARRLDDHQTVRDVRLQDGSVLLLVSDPR; encoded by the exons ATGGAGGGGCTGCGGCGGGGCCTGTCGCGCTGGAAGCGCTACCACATCAAGGTGCACCTGGCGGACGAGGCGCTGCTGCTGCCGCTCACCGTGCGGCCGCGGGACACGCTCAGCGACCTGCGCGCCCAGCTCGTGGGCCAGGGCGTGTCCTCCTGGAAGCGCACCTTCTACTACAACGCGCGGCGGCTGGACGACCACCAGACGGTGCGCGACGTGCGCCTGCAGGACGGCTCGGTGCTGCTGCTCGTCAGCGACCCCAG GTAG